A window of the Hordeum vulgare subsp. vulgare chromosome 5H, MorexV3_pseudomolecules_assembly, whole genome shotgun sequence genome harbors these coding sequences:
- the LOC123395954 gene encoding cytochrome c1-like, whose translation MGACATKPADLKVKGEAPVVLEDAAEKKAAGVAEAEPAAGVAEAEPVADGDRRRSLSDLLKENDESDVEAPEAERKAEEPAEATADENGATEEQLAVQPSMAATTAEILEPEAVQDPQTHAQVVEEEKRVDPDSVQVAVVVSAQSVEDSKVVADACAQSVEESKVVADASA comes from the exons AGCGTGTGCGACGAAGCCTGCTGACCTCAAGGTCAAAGGTGAGGCGCCGGTGGTTCTGGAGGACGCCGCGGAGAAGAAGGCTGCCGGTGTGGCTGAAGCTGAACCGGCCGCCGGTGTGGCTGAAGCTGAACCGGTCGCCGATGGGGATCGCCGGAGGTCTCTCAGCGACCTGCTCAAGGAG AACGACGAGAGTGACGTCGAGGCTCCGGAGGCAGAGAGGAAGGCTGAAGAACCAGCAGAAGCTACCGCTGATGAAAATGGAGCGACAGAGGAGCAGCTAGCAGTTCAGCCCTCCATGGCGGCGACCACGGCCGAAATCCTCGAGCCAGAGGCTGTACAGGATCCCCAGACACATGCACaggtggtggaagaagagaagcgtGTGGATCCTGATTCAGTTCAggtagctgttgttgtttctGCTCAAAGTGTTGAAGACAGCAAGGTCGTCGCCGATGCGTGTGCTCAAAGTGTTGAAGAGAGCAAGGTCGTCGCCGATGCGTCTGCCTGA